The sequence GGAATTATGCCGTCAGTCGCAGTAAATGCACGAAAATGGAGATGGCACGGTGAGGGGTTGCATTGGCATCACGGGCAGGGATTCGGGTATTGAAGAAAAACTGATTCAATGTCGGCAATACATTCATCGGAAAGGGTCACCTCATGGCTTTCAATGTTCTCGGACAGCTGCTGCATGGTTGTCGCTCCTATGATTGTAGCAGAAACAAACGGTTGTTGCCGAATAAATGCCAAAGCCATCTGCGCAGGTTTCAGGTGATGTTTTTCGGCTACCCCGACGTAAGCAGCTGTGGCCATCTTTCCAAACTCATTGGAGTAGCGGGTATAGTGACCGAACATGCTCAGACGCCCCTGCTGTGTGGGGTGATCGTTGTTCAGGTATTTTCCAGAGAGAACACCGAAGGCGAGCGGTGAATAAGCAAGCAGCCCCGTCTTTTCCCGACAGGCTATCTCGGCAAGACCTATTTCGAAGGCGCGGTTGAGCAGGTTGTACGGGTTCTGGATCGATACGATGCGTGAAAGCCCCATGGATTCGGCACAGTGCAGGTACTGCATGGCGCCCCACGGCGTTTCATTGGAAATCCCGATGTGGCGCACCTTGCCTGCTTTCACAAGCCCTGAGAGCGCCTCCAGCGTTTCGGCAATCGGGGTGAACGACTCCTCTTCGTTATGGTTGTAGTTCAGCTTTCCAAAATAGTTGGTGCTGCGCTCAGGCCAGTGGGTCTGGTAGAGATCAATATGATCGGTCTGCAGGCGGCGCAGCGAAGCCTCGCATGCTGCAACAATATTGTTGTGATCAAGTTTCGCTTCTCCACCCCTGATGTGCGGACACAAGGCTGTCGGCCCGCACACCTTGGAGGCGAGAACCACCTCATTGCGCCGGCCGGTTTTGTGAAGCCATTCACCGATGATTGATTCTGTAGCGCCGTAGGTTTCGGCCTTGGGTGGAATGGCATATAGCTCGGCAGTATCGAAAAAATTGATGCTGTAATCGCGGGCATAATCCATCTGGGCAAAGGCATCGCTTTTACTATTCTGTTCGCCCCATGTCATGGTGCCGAGGCAGATCTCACTGATCTGAATATCTGTCTGTCCGAGCCTGTTCAGCTTCATGTCTTCATCTCCAGCATGTCGCCCAGTGTCTGTTCGAGGTGTTCAACGGAGTAGGGTTTATTGATTACTGCAATCCCCTGCAGGCCACTGTCACGCTCAATTTCTTGACGTTTATCGTAGCCGGTTGCAAAAACGATCGGAATTCCGGGGTTCAGTACGCGAACCGTCCTGGCCAGTTCAACCCCGCCCATTTTCGGCATCACAACATCTGTAAGGATCAGGTCGATAGCGTTACTGTTATACAACTCCAGCGCCTGCTCTCCGTTTTCAGCCGTTAATACCCGGTAGCCGATGTTTTCCAGTACTTCAGCGATAATGGCAAGGACCCCTGTCTCGTCATCAACGAACAGAATGGTTTCACCGTTTGCCGCTCTTGAGGCAGCCTGTGTCTCTTCTTTGTTTTCCAATTCCGTGGTGATAAGGGGCAGGTAAATGTGGAAGGTGGTGCCTTTGCCAACCTTGCTTCTCACATCGATGATGCCGTTATGGGATTGAACCGCTCCAAATACCATCGACAGCCCCAGACCAGT comes from Mariprofundus aestuarium and encodes:
- a CDS encoding NADP(H)-dependent aldo-keto reductase; protein product: MKLNRLGQTDIQISEICLGTMTWGEQNSKSDAFAQMDYARDYSINFFDTAELYAIPPKAETYGATESIIGEWLHKTGRRNEVVLASKVCGPTALCPHIRGGEAKLDHNNIVAACEASLRRLQTDHIDLYQTHWPERSTNYFGKLNYNHNEEESFTPIAETLEALSGLVKAGKVRHIGISNETPWGAMQYLHCAESMGLSRIVSIQNPYNLLNRAFEIGLAEIACREKTGLLAYSPLAFGVLSGKYLNNDHPTQQGRLSMFGHYTRYSNEFGKMATAAYVGVAEKHHLKPAQMALAFIRQQPFVSATIIGATTMQQLSENIESHEVTLSDECIADIESVFLQYPNPCP